One region of Pyramidobacter sp. YE332 genomic DNA includes:
- a CDS encoding glycosyltransferase encodes MRQRSKERCATSCFLTAIISAPKAGRSTRWPTRAIPFPPRKVISIVFTPSTGDAALSTRIISRAPRAVRELVAREKYDIVHVHTPVAAFVARFALRGLRAAGQVKVVYTAHGFHFFKGNSKIKNGLFIALEKLAGRWTDRLVVINREDYDAAQKHRIVPRENVALMPGIGVDLSRYSSGAVSDAQVAAARREMQLMPQELYLLMIAEFNPGKRHRDAVRALARIEEPRLHLAFAGQGPLFAETQALARRCGVEKRCHFLGQRDDVPALLKGAAAAVLPSEREGLPRSILEAMAMGTPAIGADVRGTRDLLAGGCGTLVPVGDTEALAHAFHAVFGAPAPCREHVRRASEKVKNYAIERLQKMHEQLYAGLLSSAPAPRQKKR; translated from the coding sequence TTGCGACAACGATCCAAAGAACGCTGCGCGACTTCCTGCTTCCTTACGGCGATTATTTCCGCGCCCAAGGCTGGCAGGTCGACGCGATGGCCAACGCGCGCGATCCCTTTCCCGCCGCGGAAAGTCATTTCGATCGTTTTTACGCCGTCGACTGGGGACGCCGCCCTCTCGACCCGCATAATTTCGCGCGCGCCGCGCGCCGTACGCGAACTGGTCGCTCGCGAAAAATACGACATCGTTCACGTCCACACGCCCGTAGCGGCGTTCGTCGCCCGCTTCGCCCTGCGCGGCCTGCGCGCGGCGGGGCAGGTCAAGGTCGTGTACACCGCGCACGGCTTTCATTTCTTCAAGGGCAACTCGAAAATAAAAAACGGCCTGTTCATCGCCCTCGAGAAACTCGCCGGGCGCTGGACAGACCGTTTGGTCGTCATCAACCGCGAAGACTACGACGCCGCGCAGAAACACCGCATCGTTCCGCGCGAAAACGTCGCCTTGATGCCGGGGATCGGCGTCGATCTATCGCGATACAGCAGCGGCGCCGTCAGCGACGCGCAGGTCGCCGCCGCGCGCCGGGAAATGCAGCTGATGCCGCAGGAGCTCTACCTTCTCATGATCGCCGAGTTCAATCCCGGCAAACGCCACCGCGACGCCGTCAGGGCGCTCGCACGAATCGAGGAGCCGCGCCTTCATCTCGCCTTCGCCGGACAGGGGCCGCTGTTCGCGGAAACGCAAGCGCTGGCCCGCCGCTGCGGCGTCGAAAAACGCTGCCACTTCCTCGGCCAGCGCGACGACGTCCCCGCGCTGCTCAAAGGCGCGGCCGCCGCCGTGCTGCCCTCGGAACGCGAAGGTCTGCCCCGTTCGATACTGGAAGCCATGGCCATGGGCACGCCGGCGATCGGCGCCGACGTCCGCGGCACGCGCGACCTGCTCGCCGGCGGCTGCGGCACGCTCGTGCCCGTAGGCGACACGGAAGCGCTGGCACACGCGTTCCACGCCGTTTTCGGCGCGCCCGCGCCTTGCCGAGAGCACGTCAGACGGGCCTCGGAAAAGGTCAAAAACTACGCCATCGAACGCCTCCAAAAAATGCACGAACAACTCTACGCCGGACTTCTCTCTTCAGCTCCCGCGCCTCGGCAAAAGAAACGATAA
- a CDS encoding NAD-dependent epimerase/dehydratase family protein, protein MKKILVAGARSFVGRSFARWLERFGGRYRTDFVSLRGAEWRRHSFAGYDALIHCAGIAHLSAAPDEFYRRVNRDLAEETALKARREGVGQFVFMSSIAVYGDSAPPGEEKIIAAGTVPAPSNIYGQSKLEAEGRLAALAAPAFRIAVVRAPLIYGPGCGGNFPALIGCARRLPLFPKVENRRSMIYIGNLCEQLRLIVDREDSGTFFPQNSAYVGTSDLVRRLGALQGRNITLTRLLNPTLYFLRRFTPAVDKAFGSLCYARELSRCEEYDIVPFEQSLVETLNAFENLR, encoded by the coding sequence ATGAAAAAAATTCTCGTCGCCGGCGCCCGCAGCTTTGTGGGACGCTCTTTCGCCAGATGGCTGGAACGCTTCGGCGGCCGCTACCGGACCGACTTCGTCAGCCTGCGCGGCGCGGAGTGGCGCCGGCACAGCTTCGCCGGTTACGACGCCCTGATTCACTGCGCGGGGATCGCGCACCTGTCCGCCGCGCCCGACGAGTTTTATCGGCGCGTCAACCGCGACCTCGCCGAGGAGACCGCGCTCAAGGCGCGTCGCGAGGGCGTCGGACAGTTCGTCTTCATGAGCAGCATCGCCGTTTACGGCGACAGCGCGCCGCCGGGAGAGGAAAAAATCATCGCGGCCGGGACCGTCCCCGCGCCGTCGAACATTTACGGACAGTCAAAGCTGGAAGCCGAAGGGAGACTCGCCGCGCTCGCCGCGCCGGCGTTCAGGATCGCCGTCGTCCGCGCCCCTCTGATTTACGGCCCGGGCTGCGGGGGGAACTTTCCCGCGCTGATCGGATGCGCGCGCCGCCTGCCGCTTTTTCCCAAAGTGGAAAACCGCCGCAGCATGATCTATATCGGCAACCTCTGCGAACAGCTCCGCCTGATCGTCGACCGGGAGGACTCCGGCACGTTCTTCCCGCAAAACAGCGCTTATGTCGGCACTTCCGATCTGGTGCGCCGTCTGGGCGCGCTCCAGGGGCGGAACATCACTCTCACGAGACTTCTCAATCCCACGCTGTATTTTTTGCGCCGCTTCACGCCGGCGGTCGACAAGGCCTTCGGCTCTCTCTGCTACGCTCGGGAGTTAAGTCGATGCGAAGAGTACGATATCGTGCCGTTCGAGCAATCTCTCGTGGAAACGCTGAACGCATTCGAGAATTTACGATGA
- a CDS encoding sugar transferase, with protein MKKIFAEAKDMILISGKSYLPLKRLMDIVGSLGALLIFSPLMIRVALRVKRELGSPVVFAQPRPGRGEKIFLNYKFRSMRQAVDASGRPLPDRERLTPFGRWLRRSSLDELPELWNVLKGEMSLVGPRPLLVDFLPLFSEEEARRHSVRPGLTGLAQINGRNAMSWEKRLQYDLEYVDRLSLWLDLKILWRTAAVVLRRNGIDAGEGETIIAPPTEIKRPRALEKIKGAKD; from the coding sequence ATGAAAAAAATCTTCGCGGAGGCCAAAGACATGATCCTGATCAGCGGAAAAAGTTATCTGCCGCTCAAGCGGCTTATGGATATCGTCGGATCGTTGGGGGCGCTGCTGATTTTTTCCCCGCTGATGATCCGGGTCGCGCTGCGGGTGAAAAGGGAGCTGGGCTCTCCCGTCGTCTTCGCTCAGCCGCGCCCGGGGCGCGGCGAAAAGATTTTTCTGAACTACAAGTTCCGTTCCATGCGCCAGGCCGTCGACGCTTCGGGACGCCCGCTGCCCGACCGGGAGCGCCTCACGCCGTTCGGCCGCTGGCTGCGCCGTTCGAGCCTCGACGAACTGCCCGAGCTGTGGAACGTCCTCAAGGGCGAGATGAGCCTCGTCGGGCCGCGTCCGCTGCTGGTCGATTTTTTACCGCTCTTCAGCGAAGAGGAAGCGCGCCGCCACTCCGTCCGCCCGGGCCTCACGGGACTGGCCCAGATCAACGGCCGCAACGCCATGAGCTGGGAAAAGCGCCTCCAGTACGATCTCGAATACGTCGACCGCCTCAGCCTGTGGCTCGACCTCAAGATCCTCTGGCGCACCGCCGCCGTCGTCCTGCGCCGCAACGGCATCGACGCCGGCGAAGGGGAAACGATCATCGCGCCGCCAACGGAGATCAAGCGGCCCCGCGCGCTCGAAAAGATCAAAGGCGCGAAGGATTGA
- a CDS encoding 3'-5' exonuclease — protein sequence MEDILEGLSAAQREAVTATEGYVRVIAGAGSGKTRALSRRFAWLVEGLGVMPGHILCVTFSNKSANEMRQRIHALTGDNDTGYVNTFHGFCVSVLQEDSHAVQYPKSFIVLDNSDIDDILRIVYAERGLTLRDMTFAEARDMFEIRKLFKEPLYCRDLIALPLERLRKKYEEAAEPSDILFYGYLYQQKKCFGLDYNDLIVFTLHIFEREPEIRRKWQQRLEYIMIDEFQDIDGLQYRLMEALCGFHKNLFVVGDPDQTIYTWRGASVRYLLDFDARHPGTRTIMMMENYRSTPQILAAANSLIDKNETRVKKDLLPVRAPGAPVRCFHGETAEDEARWIAAEIKKLREADAPYKSCAVLYRAHYLTRSLEAAFLKEKIPYTIYAGVQFYDRAEIKDALAYLRLVAYRDDLAFRRVVNAPRRNMGARRMAFLEEQAASRGCSLWEALTATLDEEIFKGTRAAAFVSLIERFAAAGPALPVSEALSGLLDESGYEAMLRTEGAQQRLDNLAELKQSVHEYETTCGEESGVADYLRRAALFTDGDRTESADTVRFMTVHAAKGLEFPHVFLCGMNEGVFPTRRTRTLHAMEEERRLAFVAVTRARDALCLTEADGRTLDGSPRYPSRFILDIDQGLLQYVTPPRPGLIEEARYRIAESEKQLRRDSRIEALPLGTAVTHPVFGPGVIVEADAGELCYTVRFDRLATPRRLSFKAPLTKV from the coding sequence TTGGAAGACATTCTCGAAGGGCTGAGCGCGGCCCAGCGCGAGGCCGTGACGGCGACGGAAGGTTACGTGCGCGTCATCGCTGGCGCCGGATCGGGCAAGACGCGCGCCCTGTCGCGGCGCTTCGCCTGGCTGGTGGAAGGGCTGGGCGTGATGCCTGGGCACATCCTCTGCGTCACCTTCAGCAACAAGTCGGCCAACGAAATGCGCCAGCGCATCCACGCGCTCACCGGCGACAACGACACGGGCTACGTCAACACGTTTCACGGCTTCTGCGTCTCCGTCCTGCAGGAGGACAGCCACGCCGTGCAGTATCCGAAAAGCTTCATCGTCCTCGACAACTCCGACATCGACGACATCCTCAGGATCGTTTACGCCGAGCGCGGCCTGACGCTGCGCGACATGACTTTCGCCGAGGCGCGCGACATGTTCGAGATCCGCAAGCTCTTCAAGGAACCGCTGTACTGCCGCGACCTGATCGCCCTGCCGCTGGAGCGGCTGCGCAAAAAGTACGAGGAAGCCGCGGAGCCGTCGGACATTTTGTTTTACGGCTATCTCTATCAGCAGAAGAAATGCTTCGGCCTCGACTACAACGACCTGATCGTCTTCACGCTGCACATCTTCGAGCGCGAGCCCGAGATCCGCCGCAAGTGGCAGCAGCGCCTCGAATATATCATGATCGACGAGTTCCAGGATATCGACGGGCTCCAGTACCGCCTCATGGAAGCCCTTTGCGGCTTTCACAAGAACCTGTTCGTCGTCGGCGACCCCGACCAGACCATCTACACCTGGCGCGGCGCCAGCGTCAGGTACCTGCTCGATTTCGACGCCCGCCACCCGGGCACGCGCACGATCATGATGATGGAAAATTACCGCTCCACGCCGCAGATCCTCGCGGCCGCCAACAGCCTGATCGACAAGAACGAGACGCGCGTCAAAAAAGACCTGCTCCCCGTGCGCGCCCCCGGCGCCCCGGTGCGCTGCTTCCACGGCGAGACGGCGGAGGACGAGGCGCGCTGGATCGCCGCCGAGATCAAAAAGCTCCGCGAAGCGGACGCGCCCTACAAGTCGTGCGCGGTGCTGTATCGCGCCCATTACCTGACGCGCAGCCTGGAAGCGGCGTTTTTGAAGGAGAAGATCCCCTACACGATCTACGCCGGCGTGCAGTTCTACGACCGCGCCGAGATCAAGGACGCGCTCGCCTACCTGCGCCTGGTCGCCTACCGCGACGACCTCGCCTTCCGCCGCGTGGTCAACGCGCCGCGGCGCAACATGGGCGCGCGGCGCATGGCCTTTTTGGAAGAACAGGCGGCGTCTCGCGGCTGCTCGCTGTGGGAGGCGCTGACCGCGACGCTGGACGAGGAGATCTTCAAGGGCACCCGCGCCGCCGCCTTCGTGAGCCTGATCGAACGGTTTGCCGCCGCCGGCCCGGCCTTGCCCGTGTCGGAAGCGCTGTCCGGACTCCTCGACGAAAGCGGCTACGAAGCGATGCTGCGCACCGAGGGAGCTCAGCAGCGCCTCGACAATCTGGCCGAGTTGAAACAGTCCGTCCACGAGTACGAGACGACCTGCGGCGAGGAAAGCGGCGTCGCCGATTACCTCCGCCGCGCGGCGCTGTTCACCGACGGCGACCGCACCGAGTCGGCCGACACGGTGCGCTTCATGACCGTGCACGCGGCCAAGGGACTGGAATTTCCCCACGTGTTCCTGTGCGGCATGAACGAAGGCGTGTTCCCGACGCGCCGCACGCGCACGCTGCACGCGATGGAGGAGGAGCGCCGCCTCGCCTTCGTCGCCGTGACCCGCGCCCGCGACGCCCTCTGCCTGACGGAAGCCGACGGCCGCACGCTGGACGGTTCGCCGCGCTATCCGAGCCGCTTCATCCTCGACATCGACCAGGGACTTCTGCAGTACGTCACGCCGCCGCGTCCCGGCCTGATCGAAGAGGCCCGATACCGCATCGCCGAGAGCGAAAAGCAGCTGCGCCGCGACAGCCGGATCGAGGCGCTGCCGCTAGGTACGGCTGTGACGCACCCGGTTTTCGGTCCCGGCGTGATCGTCGAAGCGGATGCGGGCGAACTGTGCTACACGGTGCGCTTCGACCGCCTCGCCACGCCGCGCCGCCTCAGCTTCAAAGCGCCGCTGACCAAGGTGTAG
- a CDS encoding IS30 family transposase has translation MFKLTQRPKVANERRRLGGWEADTVCGTIGKACRAALVDRKSRMLLCRKAESKTADCVARTVIDLLKDPPHKSVAPDRGCEFSNCEQISAGLEGIKLYYPEPHQP, from the coding sequence ATGTTCAAGCTTACCCAGCGTCCCAAGGTCGCCAATGAAAGACGGCGGTTGGGCGGCTGGGAAGCCGATACCGTGTGCGGCACAATAGGGAAAGCCTGTCGTGCCGCTCTGGTCGACCGAAAGAGCCGTATGCTTCTGTGCCGCAAGGCGGAGAGCAAGACCGCCGACTGCGTCGCCAGGACCGTCATCGACCTGCTGAAAGACCCGCCGCATAAGAGCGTTGCCCCCGACCGTGGCTGCGAGTTCTCCAACTGCGAACAGATCAGCGCCGGTCTTGAAGGGATCAAGCTCTATTATCCCGAGCCGCATCAACCATGA
- a CDS encoding alpha/beta hydrolase, with the protein MDAGMREERLEIDGIPILIRGEAAEKAFLMIHGRGGCKEECRDFSGLAASRGWQTAALDLPGHGERRGERSGLVPWNAVPELKRVTRWARCRWESVALRAVSIGAWLAMLACADEKLSGVLFVSPLLDMAGLIRRMMQRARVSEERLRREKIVRAATGEALSWPYYEYARQHPASVWRQPCEILLAGRDELTDRGAVEKFAMASGGRVTVMETGEHWFHTPEQTAFMHRWEERALARLEVLS; encoded by the coding sequence ATGGACGCGGGGATGAGAGAAGAACGGCTCGAGATCGACGGCATTCCCATTTTGATCCGTGGAGAGGCGGCTGAAAAGGCGTTTTTGATGATCCACGGTCGGGGCGGCTGCAAAGAAGAGTGCCGCGATTTTTCGGGATTGGCGGCGAGCCGGGGCTGGCAGACGGCGGCGCTCGATCTGCCGGGGCACGGCGAGCGCCGCGGAGAGCGGAGCGGCCTTGTGCCCTGGAATGCTGTGCCGGAACTTAAGAGGGTGACGCGCTGGGCGCGTTGCCGGTGGGAATCGGTCGCCCTACGCGCGGTCAGCATCGGCGCGTGGCTTGCCATGCTGGCTTGCGCCGACGAGAAACTGTCCGGCGTCCTTTTCGTTTCGCCGCTGCTCGATATGGCCGGTTTGATCCGCAGGATGATGCAACGCGCCAGAGTGAGCGAGGAGCGTCTGCGCCGCGAAAAAATCGTCCGCGCGGCGACGGGGGAGGCGCTTTCATGGCCGTATTACGAATACGCGCGGCAGCATCCGGCAAGCGTCTGGCGTCAGCCGTGCGAAATTCTCTTGGCAGGCCGTGACGAATTGACGGACCGCGGCGCCGTGGAAAAGTTCGCGATGGCTTCGGGCGGCCGCGTGACGGTGATGGAAACAGGAGAACATTGGTTCCATACGCCGGAACAAACGGCTTTCATGCATCGCTGGGAAGAACGGGCGCTTGCCCGGCTGGAGGTTTTATCATGA
- a CDS encoding TatD family hydrolase: protein MNYVDSHCHLNSPELRGGIPAGLERAKGAGVVRMAVIGSTLDDSAEALEICRRYKPYGLFPVVGIHPHEVKDLPAGELPRELLDMAALPEVKAWGEIGLDYYYDLSPRAVQIEKLAQQLEAAKTLNKPVVFHVRDAYDDFWPLMTAERAPEKAELHCFTGSMDDARRALDRGWKIGVTGLVTFAKAEDVRAVVRGLPAEAILCETDSPWMSPKPFRGTVNEPSRVPLVYRKVAEVKNMALEELTAQVWRNNMEFFGLEEAARV, encoded by the coding sequence ATGAACTACGTCGACAGCCACTGCCATCTCAACTCGCCGGAGCTGCGCGGCGGCATTCCCGCGGGGCTGGAGCGGGCGAAGGGCGCGGGCGTCGTCCGCATGGCGGTGATCGGCAGCACGCTGGACGACAGCGCCGAGGCGCTGGAAATCTGCCGCCGGTACAAGCCGTACGGTTTGTTCCCCGTGGTCGGAATCCATCCGCACGAAGTCAAGGATCTGCCGGCGGGCGAACTGCCGCGGGAGCTGCTGGACATGGCCGCGCTTCCCGAAGTGAAAGCCTGGGGCGAGATCGGCCTCGACTACTATTACGACCTGTCGCCGCGCGCCGTGCAGATCGAAAAGCTGGCGCAGCAGTTGGAAGCCGCCAAGACGCTGAACAAGCCCGTGGTCTTCCACGTGCGCGACGCCTACGACGATTTCTGGCCGCTGATGACGGCGGAACGCGCGCCGGAAAAGGCGGAGTTGCACTGCTTCACCGGCTCCATGGACGACGCTCGCAGGGCGCTGGACCGCGGCTGGAAGATCGGCGTCACGGGGCTGGTGACGTTTGCCAAAGCGGAGGACGTCCGCGCCGTCGTGCGCGGGCTGCCGGCGGAAGCGATCCTGTGCGAGACCGATTCGCCCTGGATGTCGCCGAAACCGTTCCGCGGCACGGTCAACGAGCCGTCGCGCGTGCCGCTGGTCTACCGCAAGGTGGCCGAAGTGAAAAACATGGCGCTGGAGGAACTGACCGCCCAGGTCTGGCGCAACAATATGGAATTTTTCGGTCTGGAGGAAGCCGCACGTGTTTGA
- the tgt gene encoding tRNA guanosine(34) transglycosylase Tgt produces MFEYRLIAQDPETGARAGEFVTPHGVIPTPVFMPVGTQATVKAMSPDELKRIGAKIILSNTYHLFLRPGPDLIAKAGGLHGFMNWDRPILTDSGGFQVFSLAGINKIMDDGVEFQSHLDGTRYLMTPELATQVQEKLGADIAMCFDQCVKLPCSREQAQAAVQRTLRWAARCKASHTRAGQAQFGIVQGALFDDLRAACAEELARMDFPGYAIGGLSVGESHAEMYRCLDALMPRLPERKPRYLMGVGHPANLIEGIARGVDMFDCVLPTRNGRTGTAFTCEGKMNVKNRRYAEDFSPIDPECGCYACRNFTRAYVRHLYRAGEILAVRLLSWHNIHFLVQLAAGARQAIVEGRFGAYRREFMTRYEGGAYLENV; encoded by the coding sequence GTGTTTGAGTATCGATTGATCGCACAGGATCCCGAGACGGGGGCGCGCGCCGGCGAGTTCGTCACGCCGCACGGCGTGATCCCCACGCCGGTTTTCATGCCCGTGGGCACGCAGGCCACGGTCAAGGCCATGAGTCCCGACGAGCTGAAGCGGATCGGCGCCAAGATCATCCTGTCCAACACCTACCATCTGTTTTTGCGCCCCGGTCCCGACCTGATCGCCAAGGCCGGCGGGCTGCACGGCTTCATGAACTGGGATCGCCCCATCCTCACCGACAGCGGCGGCTTTCAGGTGTTCTCGCTGGCCGGCATCAACAAGATCATGGACGACGGCGTCGAATTCCAGTCCCATCTGGACGGCACGCGCTATCTGATGACGCCCGAGCTGGCCACGCAGGTTCAGGAGAAGCTGGGCGCCGACATCGCCATGTGCTTCGACCAGTGCGTCAAGCTGCCCTGTTCGCGAGAGCAGGCGCAGGCCGCGGTGCAGCGCACGCTGCGCTGGGCGGCGCGCTGCAAAGCCTCTCATACCCGCGCCGGTCAGGCGCAGTTCGGCATCGTGCAGGGAGCGCTGTTCGACGACCTGCGCGCCGCCTGCGCCGAGGAACTGGCGCGGATGGACTTCCCCGGCTACGCCATCGGCGGTCTGTCGGTGGGCGAGTCGCACGCGGAGATGTACCGCTGCCTCGACGCCTTGATGCCGCGTCTGCCGGAGCGCAAGCCGCGCTATCTGATGGGCGTCGGCCATCCCGCCAATCTGATCGAGGGCATCGCCCGCGGCGTCGACATGTTCGACTGCGTGCTGCCGACGCGCAACGGCCGCACCGGCACCGCGTTCACCTGCGAAGGCAAGATGAACGTCAAAAACCGGCGCTACGCCGAGGACTTTTCGCCCATCGACCCCGAGTGCGGTTGCTACGCCTGCCGCAACTTCACGCGCGCCTACGTGCGCCACCTCTATCGGGCGGGCGAGATCCTGGCGGTGCGGCTGCTCTCGTGGCACAACATCCATTTCCTCGTCCAGCTCGCGGCCGGCGCGCGGCAGGCCATCGTCGAAGGGCGCTTCGGCGCTTACCGCCGCGAGTTCATGACGCGGTACGAAGGCGGCGCTTACCTTGAAAACGTATGA
- a CDS encoding L-threonylcarbamoyladenylate synthase, with protein sequence MKTYDNIVPVDFWNPDPAVIARAAALIRAGELVAFPTETVYGLGGNALDGEAVKKIYAAKGRPSDNPLILHFPSPEAVEAAAYVDARARRLMERFWPGPLTLVLPARDCVSKEARGGLTTVGCRMPDYPAALAFFSACGVPVAGPSANRSGRPSPTNARTVAEDIGSAAAMILDAGECRVGVESTVLDVSGAVPVLLRPGGVAMEELREFLGEVALPVGVNELKRSPGTRYRHYAPAVEVRVWEPGAAFAWPERFTYMGVAAAEEEPARQIRFDSFAAYAHGLFTALRELEKDGLPIVAQWPPLVGIGRALRDRISRAAGLA encoded by the coding sequence TTGAAAACGTATGACAATATCGTCCCCGTCGATTTCTGGAACCCCGACCCGGCGGTGATTGCCCGCGCCGCGGCGCTGATCCGCGCCGGCGAGCTGGTGGCCTTTCCCACCGAGACGGTCTACGGACTTGGCGGCAACGCGCTGGACGGCGAGGCGGTGAAAAAAATTTACGCCGCCAAAGGGCGTCCTTCGGACAATCCTCTGATCCTGCATTTCCCCAGCCCCGAAGCGGTGGAGGCGGCGGCGTATGTCGACGCTCGCGCCCGGCGGCTGATGGAGCGCTTTTGGCCGGGGCCGCTGACGCTGGTGCTGCCGGCTCGGGACTGCGTGTCGAAGGAGGCGCGCGGCGGGCTGACGACGGTCGGCTGCCGCATGCCCGATTATCCTGCGGCGCTGGCGTTCTTCTCCGCCTGCGGCGTGCCCGTGGCCGGACCGAGCGCCAACCGCAGCGGCCGCCCCAGCCCCACGAACGCGCGGACCGTAGCCGAGGACATCGGCTCTGCCGCGGCGATGATCCTCGACGCGGGCGAGTGCCGCGTCGGCGTCGAATCGACCGTGCTCGACGTGAGCGGCGCCGTGCCGGTGTTGCTGCGCCCCGGCGGCGTTGCCATGGAAGAGTTGCGGGAATTTCTCGGCGAAGTGGCGCTGCCCGTCGGCGTCAACGAACTCAAACGCTCGCCGGGGACCCGTTACCGCCATTACGCGCCCGCGGTGGAAGTGCGCGTCTGGGAGCCTGGCGCGGCGTTCGCCTGGCCGGAGCGTTTCACGTACATGGGCGTGGCGGCGGCGGAAGAAGAGCCCGCGCGCCAGATCCGTTTCGACAGTTTCGCAGCGTATGCCCACGGCCTTTTCACGGCGCTGCGCGAGCTGGAAAAAGACGGTCTGCCCATCGTCGCTCAATGGCCGCCGCTCGTCGGCATCGGCCGGGCGCTGCGCGATCGCATCTCCCGAGCTGCGGGGCTGGCCTGA
- a CDS encoding IS630 family transposase, which produces MVQDEAGFGRINTPKYCWCRKGIRPNVPCLHIREYRYAYGAVEPLTGESLFLIMPNCDSDCMNVFLRELSHRFPEDHILLCCDGAAWHKSKALQVPANITLFHIPPYTPEMNPIEQIWRELRCQGFRNEIFSTLENVVERLCRTIRNLTAQTIRSITARQWIVRCFK; this is translated from the coding sequence ATGGTTCAGGACGAAGCCGGCTTCGGCAGAATCAACACGCCCAAATACTGCTGGTGCAGGAAAGGCATTCGACCGAACGTTCCCTGCCTTCACATCCGCGAATACCGCTATGCTTACGGTGCCGTAGAGCCGCTTACGGGAGAAAGCCTCTTTCTGATCATGCCCAACTGCGACAGCGATTGCATGAACGTTTTCCTGCGGGAACTTTCACACCGATTTCCGGAAGACCATATTCTGCTCTGCTGTGACGGAGCTGCCTGGCACAAGTCCAAAGCGCTTCAGGTTCCTGCCAACATCACCCTGTTCCATATTCCCCCCTATACCCCCGAGATGAACCCCATTGAGCAGATCTGGAGAGAGCTGCGCTGTCAGGGCTTTCGAAACGAGATTTTTTCGACGCTTGAGAACGTTGTCGAGCGTCTGTGCCGCACGATCAGAAATCTCACCGCTCAGACCATAAGGAGTATTACCGCAAGACAATGGATTGTTAGGTGCTTTAAATGA
- a CDS encoding winged helix-turn-helix domain-containing protein, whose translation MPVKYEITSEQQAEIEAARKKNRNKKIEAKLRILSLRAEGKTLKEISEITEYHFTNVSKIISQFIHRGLSYVLQCHYLGNHRNMTYEQEEAVLAPYLEKAGKGEIVSVAEIAQAYQTAVGHTISPTQIYAVLKRHGWRKVMPRSRHPRKANEEAIEASKKLTLKFRN comes from the coding sequence ATGCCCGTAAAATACGAGATCACATCGGAACAGCAAGCGGAAATCGAAGCGGCGCGGAAAAAGAATCGCAACAAGAAGATCGAAGCCAAACTGAGAATCCTCAGCTTGCGCGCCGAAGGGAAAACCCTGAAAGAAATCAGCGAAATCACGGAATACCACTTCACGAACGTCAGCAAGATCATCTCGCAGTTTATCCATCGCGGTCTCTCGTATGTGCTGCAATGCCATTACCTCGGCAACCATCGGAACATGACCTATGAGCAGGAAGAAGCCGTACTTGCTCCTTACCTGGAGAAAGCCGGGAAAGGAGAAATCGTTTCGGTGGCGGAAATAGCCCAAGCCTATCAGACCGCGGTGGGACATACTATCAGTCCGACTCAGATTTACGCGGTCCTGAAACGTCATGGCTGGAGAAAAGTCATGCCGCGCAGCCGTCACCCCAGGAAAGCGAACGAGGAGGCCATCGAGGCCTCAAAAAAATTAACGCTCAAGTTCAGGAATTAA